A window of Cryptomeria japonica chromosome 3, Sugi_1.0, whole genome shotgun sequence contains these coding sequences:
- the LOC131048319 gene encoding condensin-2 complex subunit H2 isoform X1 — MADRYEHGGFPKMRNDKEYLEGEGDEEGEGERESLLRRLVQLLQPNNRDLAANWAVDVSAELQNYLNHLAVTSLFQDGSGSSSLNFAQAALLIQGSIQIYSRKVEYLYSLVVQALEFIAQKKQVQQEKGSVQADGNDVDVLEEEGEEEFLNLDDVEEETNIDIDDEGFEASALTPVTKPPASLLVLEGEGADVAGDAGELAAYQIATSSLHRDFLLLDPCDADAVDKLLNNAFSKGTPSQPSGSVRHRTPRTPRNEFSTPGKRVASTQKSGLSKGNSIVKGPSFDDVAYGQGTIANCNQSIFDTQDLGNDGTNNFDTPHIDINTNTFGGPADPEDDFSEEEDDPWKPLNPHECGDLPVKPYRRGLLNKRQKAKESTQVRSALEFPLARRFGTVCPGFQNVSESWKHGCHGKQDSQSPPIYEKLRSSFGLNEKTPFHASGVGDDGVDGDDGDESFGFRDDGIQDDAAFEDHVGASGNDFVDMDIPVKVREFSNGDNLAGLDGATYHEKDLDGGGNFEDLCFAHMDAVLRNFSEKQTDLANRVSSWKQKIEKNLEEQDCHPPFDIHIYGERVLDQFSSDQGVGDQKSFTELVSGKEKHEVARTFAALLQLVNNGNVDLDKGMLTGQSFCFTAEKPFFVRLLSSSRRHKEMLKYRAPSMASPTVKVSKKSKNKSPLDHQAGIKIIENKDSSNGSPESGRSNKLLSSKRKNGSRQRLESSKRLETPNNGNYSAGTSRKVLGSGSGFTPERKRRRRLLSVRPLEVQVGR; from the exons ATGGCCGACAGGTATGAACATGGAGGGTTTCCTAAAATGAGAAACGATAAAGAATACTTGGAGGGAGAAGGAgatgaagaaggagaaggagaaagagagagcTTGTTGAGGAGGTTGGTACAGCTGCTGCAGCCCAACAACAGAGATCTTGCAGCAAACTGGGCGGTGGACGTCAGCGCAGAGCTTCAGAATTACTTGAACCATCTGGCCGTCACTTCACTTTTTCAAGACGGTTCAGGTTCCTCCTCTCTGAATTTTGCTCAAG CTGCTCTATTGATACAAGGATCGATTCAGATATACAGCAGGAAGGTTGAATACCTGTATTCTCTTGTCGTGCAAGCATTGGAATTCATTGCCCAGAAGAA ACAAGTGCAGCAGGAGAAGGGTTCCGTCCAAGCAGATGGTAATGATGTTGATGTTttagaggaggagggagaggaggaatTTTTGAATTTGGATGATGTAGAAG AGGAAACAAACATTGAcattgatgatgagggatttgaagCTAGTGCATTGACTCCTGTAACCAAGCCACCTGCAAGTTTACTTGTTTTAGAAGGGGAAGGTGCAGATGTTGCCGGTGATGCAGGCGAGCTTGCTGCTTATCAG ATTGCCACTAGCAGCCTTCATAGGGATTTTCTTCTATTGGATCCTTGTGATGCTGATGCTGTCGATAAACTTTTAAATAATGCATTTTCCAAGGGAACTCCAAGTCAGCCTTCTGGTTCTGTACGCCATAGGACTCCAAGGACTCCCAGAAATGAATTTTCTACGCCAGGCAAAAGAGTTGCATCTACCCAGAAATCTGGACTTTCAAAAGGGAACAGTATAGTAAAGGGACCCAGTTTTGATGATGTGGCTTATGGGCAGGGAACCATTGCTAATTGTAACCAGTCTATTTTTGATACACAGGATCTTGGGAATGATGGAACCAATAACTTTGATACACCACACATTGACATTAATACAAATACTTTTGGAGGGCCTGCTGATCCAGAAGATGATTTTTCTGAGGAAGAAGATGATCCTTGGAAACCCTTGAATCCCCATGAATGTGGGGATTTACCTGTAAAACCATATAGACGAG GTTTATTAAATAAGAGACAAAAAGCGAAGGAAAGTACTCAGGTTAGATCGGCACTTGAGTTTCCCTTAGCAAGAAGATTTGGCACAGTTTGTCCAGGGTTTCAAAATGTCTCTGAGTCGTGGAAACACGGTTGTCATGGAAAACAAGACTCACAGTCACCTCCAATTTATGAAAAG CTAAGAAGTTCATTTGGTTTGAACGAAAAAACTCCTTTTCATGCTTCTGGAGTTGgtgatgatggtgttgatggtgatgatggtgatgagagTTTTGGGTTCAGAGATGATGGCATTCAAGATGATGCTGCATTTGAAGACCATGTTGGGGCTTCTGGTAATGACTTTGTGGACATGGACATCCCTGTTAAGGTTAGAGAG TTTTCAAATGGTGACAATCTTGCTGGGCTTGATGGTGCTACCTATCATGAGAAGGATTTGGATGGTGGGGGAAACTTTGAAGATCTTTGTTTTGCACATATG GATGCTGTTTTGCGCAATTTTTCTGAAAAGCAGACAGACCTAGCAAACAGAGTTTCAAGTTGGaagcaaaaaattgaaaagaatcttGAAGAGCAA GATTGCCATCCTCCTTTTGACATTCATATATATGGCGAAAGGGTGCTGGATCAATTCTCATCAGACCAGGGAGTTGGAGATCAGAAATCTTTTACAGAGCTAGTTAGTGGCAAAGAAAAGCATGAAGTTGCAAGGACATTTGCAGCACTTCTACAGCTG GTAAATAATGGCAATGTGGATCTTGACAAGGGTATGTTGACGGGTCAATCCTTTTGCTTCACTGCAGAAAAGCCATTCTTTGTAAGGCTTTTGAGTAGTAGTAGAAGGCATAAGGAAATGCTTAAATACAGAGCACCGTCAATGGCATCTCCAACAGTGAAAGTGTCTAAAAAGAGCAAAAATAAATCCCCTTTGGATCATCAAGCAGGtattaaaataatagaaaataaggATAGTAGTAATGGATCTCCAGAATCTGGCAGGTCTAATAAATTATTGTCCTCTAAGCGAAAAAATGGCAGTAGACAAAGGTTAGAAAGTTCTAAAAGGTTAGAAACACCCAACAATGGAAATTATTCTGCTGGCACAAGCAGAAAAGTTCTTGGATCTGGATCCGGATTCACTCCAGAAAGAAAGAGGAGGCGAAGACTCCTGTCTGTTAGGCCTCTCGAAGTTCAAGTTGGGAGATAA
- the LOC131048319 gene encoding condensin-2 complex subunit H2 isoform X2, with protein sequence MADRYEHGGFPKMRNDKEYLEGEGDEEGEGERESLLRRLVQLLQPNNRDLAANWAVDVSAELQNYLNHLAVTSLFQDGSGSSSLNFAQAALLIQGSIQIYSRKVEYLYSLVVQALEFIAQKKQVQQEKGSVQADGNDVDVLEEEGEEEFLNLDDVEEETNIDIDDEGFEASALTPVTKPPASLLVLEGEGADVAGDAGELAAYQIATSSLHRDFLLLDPCDADAVDKLLNNAFSKGTPSQPSGSVRHRTPRTPRNEFSTPGKRVASTQKSGLSKGNSIVKGPSFDDVAYGQGTIANCNQSIFDTQDLGNDGTNNFDTPHIDINTNTFGGPADPEDDFSEEEDDPWKPLNPHECGDLPVKPYRRGLLNKRQKAKESTQVRSALEFPLARRFGTVCPGFQNVSESWKHGCHGKQDSQSPPIYEKLRSSFGLNEKTPFHASGVGDDGVDGDDGDESFGFRDDGIQDDAAFEDHVGASGNDFVDMDIPVKFSNGDNLAGLDGATYHEKDLDGGGNFEDLCFAHMDAVLRNFSEKQTDLANRVSSWKQKIEKNLEEQDCHPPFDIHIYGERVLDQFSSDQGVGDQKSFTELVSGKEKHEVARTFAALLQLVNNGNVDLDKGMLTGQSFCFTAEKPFFVRLLSSSRRHKEMLKYRAPSMASPTVKVSKKSKNKSPLDHQAGIKIIENKDSSNGSPESGRSNKLLSSKRKNGSRQRLESSKRLETPNNGNYSAGTSRKVLGSGSGFTPERKRRRRLLSVRPLEVQVGR encoded by the exons ATGGCCGACAGGTATGAACATGGAGGGTTTCCTAAAATGAGAAACGATAAAGAATACTTGGAGGGAGAAGGAgatgaagaaggagaaggagaaagagagagcTTGTTGAGGAGGTTGGTACAGCTGCTGCAGCCCAACAACAGAGATCTTGCAGCAAACTGGGCGGTGGACGTCAGCGCAGAGCTTCAGAATTACTTGAACCATCTGGCCGTCACTTCACTTTTTCAAGACGGTTCAGGTTCCTCCTCTCTGAATTTTGCTCAAG CTGCTCTATTGATACAAGGATCGATTCAGATATACAGCAGGAAGGTTGAATACCTGTATTCTCTTGTCGTGCAAGCATTGGAATTCATTGCCCAGAAGAA ACAAGTGCAGCAGGAGAAGGGTTCCGTCCAAGCAGATGGTAATGATGTTGATGTTttagaggaggagggagaggaggaatTTTTGAATTTGGATGATGTAGAAG AGGAAACAAACATTGAcattgatgatgagggatttgaagCTAGTGCATTGACTCCTGTAACCAAGCCACCTGCAAGTTTACTTGTTTTAGAAGGGGAAGGTGCAGATGTTGCCGGTGATGCAGGCGAGCTTGCTGCTTATCAG ATTGCCACTAGCAGCCTTCATAGGGATTTTCTTCTATTGGATCCTTGTGATGCTGATGCTGTCGATAAACTTTTAAATAATGCATTTTCCAAGGGAACTCCAAGTCAGCCTTCTGGTTCTGTACGCCATAGGACTCCAAGGACTCCCAGAAATGAATTTTCTACGCCAGGCAAAAGAGTTGCATCTACCCAGAAATCTGGACTTTCAAAAGGGAACAGTATAGTAAAGGGACCCAGTTTTGATGATGTGGCTTATGGGCAGGGAACCATTGCTAATTGTAACCAGTCTATTTTTGATACACAGGATCTTGGGAATGATGGAACCAATAACTTTGATACACCACACATTGACATTAATACAAATACTTTTGGAGGGCCTGCTGATCCAGAAGATGATTTTTCTGAGGAAGAAGATGATCCTTGGAAACCCTTGAATCCCCATGAATGTGGGGATTTACCTGTAAAACCATATAGACGAG GTTTATTAAATAAGAGACAAAAAGCGAAGGAAAGTACTCAGGTTAGATCGGCACTTGAGTTTCCCTTAGCAAGAAGATTTGGCACAGTTTGTCCAGGGTTTCAAAATGTCTCTGAGTCGTGGAAACACGGTTGTCATGGAAAACAAGACTCACAGTCACCTCCAATTTATGAAAAG CTAAGAAGTTCATTTGGTTTGAACGAAAAAACTCCTTTTCATGCTTCTGGAGTTGgtgatgatggtgttgatggtgatgatggtgatgagagTTTTGGGTTCAGAGATGATGGCATTCAAGATGATGCTGCATTTGAAGACCATGTTGGGGCTTCTGGTAATGACTTTGTGGACATGGACATCCCTGTTAAG TTTTCAAATGGTGACAATCTTGCTGGGCTTGATGGTGCTACCTATCATGAGAAGGATTTGGATGGTGGGGGAAACTTTGAAGATCTTTGTTTTGCACATATG GATGCTGTTTTGCGCAATTTTTCTGAAAAGCAGACAGACCTAGCAAACAGAGTTTCAAGTTGGaagcaaaaaattgaaaagaatcttGAAGAGCAA GATTGCCATCCTCCTTTTGACATTCATATATATGGCGAAAGGGTGCTGGATCAATTCTCATCAGACCAGGGAGTTGGAGATCAGAAATCTTTTACAGAGCTAGTTAGTGGCAAAGAAAAGCATGAAGTTGCAAGGACATTTGCAGCACTTCTACAGCTG GTAAATAATGGCAATGTGGATCTTGACAAGGGTATGTTGACGGGTCAATCCTTTTGCTTCACTGCAGAAAAGCCATTCTTTGTAAGGCTTTTGAGTAGTAGTAGAAGGCATAAGGAAATGCTTAAATACAGAGCACCGTCAATGGCATCTCCAACAGTGAAAGTGTCTAAAAAGAGCAAAAATAAATCCCCTTTGGATCATCAAGCAGGtattaaaataatagaaaataaggATAGTAGTAATGGATCTCCAGAATCTGGCAGGTCTAATAAATTATTGTCCTCTAAGCGAAAAAATGGCAGTAGACAAAGGTTAGAAAGTTCTAAAAGGTTAGAAACACCCAACAATGGAAATTATTCTGCTGGCACAAGCAGAAAAGTTCTTGGATCTGGATCCGGATTCACTCCAGAAAGAAAGAGGAGGCGAAGACTCCTGTCTGTTAGGCCTCTCGAAGTTCAAGTTGGGAGATAA